The genomic region GAATGGGTATGGAAGGTATAAAAATCATGAAAAAAGCAAGAGAAGAAACAGGACTTCCTATAGTATGCGAAGTTATGTCCATAGAGCAGCTTCATGAATTTGGTCCTCATCTGGACATGATACAGCTTGGAGCAAGAAATATGCAGAACTTTGATTTACTGAAAGAAGTAGGAAAGACTAATATACCGGTTCTTTTGAAAAGAGGACTTTCAGCAACTATAGAAGAGTGGATTATGTCAGCTGAATATATAATGGCAGGCGGAAATGAAAATGTGGTGTTATGCGAAAGAGGAATAAGAACATTTGAAACAGCATACAGAAATGTACTTGATCTTAATGCTGTTCCTATGCTGAAAAGCAAAACACATCTTCCGATTGTAGTAGATCCTGCACATGGAACAGGAAAATGGTGGATGGTAAAAGATCTGGCAAATGCCGGAGTAGCAGTAGGAGCACATGGTCTGATGGTGGAAGTTCATCATAAACCGGAAGAAGCTTTTTCAGACGGACCGCAGTCATTGAAACCTGAAAAATTCGAGGAACTAATGACAGATGTCCAAAAAGTAGCAGAAATTTTTGGAAAGAAATTTTTTTAGATTTTTAGGATGCCTCTCTCATTAAAGTTTTTTTTGAGAGAGGTAAATAATATATACGGACAGGAGACAGAATGAGACTGGAAGAAATTACAGTAACTGTAGTAGGTCTGGGAGTTATCGGCGGCTCATTTGCCGAAGGGTTGAAAAAAGCCGGAGCGAAAAAGGTGTATGGAATAGATAATAACAAAGATACTATAAAAAAAGCTGTAGAATCAGGAATAGTGGACGGGGCATTTGAAGATGGGAAAGTGCCGCTTCCTGAATCAGACCTTGTAATTATTTCGCTGTATCCCGAACTCCTTGAGAAATTTATACTGGAGAATAACGGGAATTTTAAGGAAAATAGTATTATTACAGATGTTACTGGTATAAAAGAAAAAGTTCTTCTTGAAGTAAAACCCAAGCTGCGGAAAGACGTTGATTTTATTCTCGGACATCCAATGGCAGGTAGGGAAAAAAGAGGGATAGACTATGCAGACAGCAATGTATTCAGAAATGCTAATTATATTCTTATAAAAGACGGCAATAAGGAAGAAAATGTCAGTCTGATGATGGAAATAATAGAAAAACTCGGATTTAAGAATGTGAATTATCTGGATGCAGGGGAACATGACGAGATCATAGCCTTTACCAGTCAGCTTACACATGCTATAGCTGTTTCGCTTATAAACAGTGATGATAATAAATATGATACAAATAAATTTATTGGTGACAGCTACAGGGATTTAACAAGAATTGCAAAAATAAACGAAGATTTATGGGCTGAATTATTTCTGGGGAATAAAGAAAATCTGCTTTTTATGATAGATAAATTTGAAAAAAGACTGGATATTTTGAAAGATGCAATTAGAGGTGAAGATATAGAGACTTTGAAAAAAGAATTCAGGGAATCATCAAGCAGAAG from Sebaldella sp. S0638 harbors:
- the aroF gene encoding 3-deoxy-7-phosphoheptulonate synthase, producing the protein MILKVDGKIPREMLERLIKKLEEDLNVEVYPTIGKEFTILGLVGDTSVIDIKHVSSFEYVVDVQRIQDPFKRAGRHFKPSDTIVEVGGKVKIGGNDLVMMAGPCSVESEEQVMTIARAVKKAGANMFRGGVVKPRTSPYAFQGMGMEGIKIMKKAREETGLPIVCEVMSIEQLHEFGPHLDMIQLGARNMQNFDLLKEVGKTNIPVLLKRGLSATIEEWIMSAEYIMAGGNENVVLCERGIRTFETAYRNVLDLNAVPMLKSKTHLPIVVDPAHGTGKWWMVKDLANAGVAVGAHGLMVEVHHKPEEAFSDGPQSLKPEKFEELMTDVQKVAEIFGKKFF
- a CDS encoding prephenate dehydrogenase, with the translated sequence MRLEEITVTVVGLGVIGGSFAEGLKKAGAKKVYGIDNNKDTIKKAVESGIVDGAFEDGKVPLPESDLVIISLYPELLEKFILENNGNFKENSIITDVTGIKEKVLLEVKPKLRKDVDFILGHPMAGREKRGIDYADSNVFRNANYILIKDGNKEENVSLMMEIIEKLGFKNVNYLDAGEHDEIIAFTSQLTHAIAVSLINSDDNKYDTNKFIGDSYRDLTRIAKINEDLWAELFLGNKENLLFMIDKFEKRLDILKDAIRGEDIETLKKEFRESSSRREKIT